GGGGGGGGGGGGCGGGCCCCGCGGGGCCGGGGGGGGCCCGGGGGGGCGGGCCGGGGGCGGGCCCAACTAGGGGCTTATGGGACGTGCGCCTGCCGCTCGAAGTTTTGAATGTAAACGGCAGCACGTAGGTGCCGCCGAGCGCTTTGATCTCGGCGGCGAGTTTTTCCAGAATCAGCGCTTCACGCAGCTCAGGCGACAGGTTGGGCAGGCGCTCCCTCAGCGCATCCGCCCGCTCCTTACCGAACAGCGCATCCATATGGCCAGCCACGGCCTGGTTTCCGATCCCAGCATTGATCCGGTTGTAGTTGAAGAAGAAAGCACAATCGCAGCCCCAGTCCTTAATTACGCCCTTTATGATTTTCAGTGACAACCCCTTGTACCCGAAGGGATCGATGAATGAGAACGACGGAATGAGTTTCGTTTGGTTGAAATACTTCTCCGCCTCCTCATCGATCTCCCCGCAGGACACGACCGGCTTGTGCTTCAGATTGCAGATGCCAGGTAACTTGTCGATTTCCGTTTGGAGCGTGGACTTATTGTTACTATCCGAGTCATTCAGCAGCGCAACGAGCATCGATGCGAGCTTGGGATTGGTGATGGCGTGCTGGAGTACCAAGAGCGGCGTTGAGGCCGCGCCGTCTTTATATCGGCCTGGCCCTGCATACAGGTCAATGTACGCAATTCGGCCAGGGCCCTTTTGCGCCATCGGCATGATAACCTTGGCTCAGGCATAAAAGTACTTTTCCACTATGCGGGCTTTAACTTCCGACTGATCCGTCCTCTCATCAAAAAACTTGGCGGTTTTCATCAGTGCCCCCGGTTCTCCGGGAGAGACTAGAACCAAAAATGAACAAAAGCAATGGTGCTATTTTGCGCTGCTGCCGAGGGCCACGCCAGAAGGGCGTTAGCCTGGTGACGTATTGGTCAAATTATCAGAAGTGGGAAAGGGCAACCTTGTGTTCTGCCAAGCCCCGAGCAAGGAGCACCCCCATGCCACAGCGCGTGAAACCCATGCGTCGGAATACGCCTCCGGCTATTCCGGCGTGCGGAGATGGAAAGCAAAACGGGGGGCCAGAGCCCCCCGCCGGTCCGTCGGGACGGAAACGAAGTGTCAGGCGCTCTTGCGGGAGTCGGAGTAGCCGATGCCTTCGAGGGCTACCTTGATCTCGTCGAGGATGGCCGGATCGTCGATGGTGGCCGGCATTTTCCACGGCTGGTTGTCGGCGATCTTCTGCATGGTGCCGCGGAGGATCTTGCCGGAACGGGTCTTCGGCAGCCGGTCGACGACGACCGCCTGCTTGAACGCGGCCACGGCCCCGATCTGGTCGCGGACCATCTGCACCAGTTCCTTGACGATTTCGGCCTCGGTCCGGTCGACGCCGGCCTTGAGGCAGACGAAGCCCACCGGCAACTGGCCCTTGAACGAGTCGGCGACGCCGACCACGGCGCATTCGGCGACGTCCGGATGCTTGGCCAGAACCTCTTCCATGCCGCCGGTGGAGAGGCGATGGCCGGCAACGTTGATGACGTCGTCGGTGCGCGCCATGATGTAGACGTAGCCGTCCTCGTCCATGTATCCGGCGTCGGCAGTGGCGTAGTAGCCCGGATATTCGTCAAGGTAGGAGCGCTTGTAGCGCTCGTCGTTGTTGTAGAGGGTCGGCAGCGCCCCCGGCGGCAGCGGCAGCTTGACGCAGATGGCGCCGATCTCGCCTGCCTTGGCCTCCTTGTGCTGCTCGTCGAGCACGTGGACGTCCCATCCGGGAACCGGAACCGTCGGCGAGCCCGGCTTCACCGGCAGCGGCTCGAGTCCCATGCAGTTGGCGGCAATCGCCCAGCCGGTCTCGGTCTGCCACCAGTGGTCGATGACCGGGCGGTCGAGAGCCTTCATCGCCCATTCCAAAGTGTCGGGATCCGTGCGTTCGCCTGCGAGGAACAGCGCCTCGAACTTGCTGAGGTCGTAGTTCTGCATCAACTGCGCCTTGGGATCCTCGCGCTTGATGGCGCGGAATGCCGTCGGCGCGGTGAACAGCACCTTGACGCCGTGCTGGGCGATCAGCCGCCAGAACGCGCCGGCGTCGGGCGTGCCGACCGGCTTGCCCTCGTAGAACAC
This Rhodospirillales bacterium DNA region includes the following protein-coding sequences:
- a CDS encoding propionyl-CoA synthetase translates to MSGEYRKAYDQSINDPEGYWGKVAEDIVWIKKWDKVFDDSNKPFYRWFAGAVCNTCYNALDRHVDEGNGDRLALIYDSPVTGNTVKKYTYRELRDEVARFAGLLKAQGVEKGDRVIVYMPMVPEAAIAMLACARIGAVHSVVFGGFASNELAVRINDAKPKVIVSASCGIEVNRVIPYKGLLDGAINLSDSKPEKTIILQRPQHVAELKPGYDLDWAAEAAKAEPAECVPVAATDPLYILYTSGTTGEPKGVVRDNGGHMVALKWTMKNIYNVEPGDVFWAASDVGWVVGHSYIVYAPLFNGNTTVFYEGKPVGTPDAGAFWRLIAQHGVKVLFTAPTAFRAIKREDPKAQLMQNYDLSKFEALFLAGERTDPDTLEWAMKALDRPVIDHWWQTETGWAIAANCMGLEPLPVKPGSPTVPVPGWDVHVLDEQHKEAKAGEIGAICVKLPLPPGALPTLYNNDERYKRSYLDEYPGYYATADAGYMDEDGYVYIMARTDDVINVAGHRLSTGGMEEVLAKHPDVAECAVVGVADSFKGQLPVGFVCLKAGVDRTEAEIVKELVQMVRDQIGAVAAFKQAVVVDRLPKTRSGKILRGTMQKIADNQPWKMPATIDDPAILDEIKVALEGIGYSDSRKSA